TTCCCAACGCAGGAATCACCGAACTTTGAAAAACCATTGCGCCGGTTATATTTCCCAGCGCGAGAGTGTCCTTGCCTTTGCCAATCCAGATAATGCTGTTGAATTTCTCCGGCAGTTCTGTAGCAACCGGAGCGATAATCAAAGCCAAAACAAAAGTTGGAATCCCTAAAAACTTGGACAAGTGCTCCACTGAGTCAACGAAAATATTGGCACCGAAAACTATCAACCCTAAAGCAATTGCAATCTGCAGCAAAATTATGCCTAAGCTAGGAGACTTACTTTTTTTCGCTAAGAACAATGGGCTAAGTTCGTGGTCCTCACCGATAGTTTCTTCTTCATTAAGAGTCTGGTAAACATATACGCCATATGCAATTACCAAACCGGCGGCTACGATCAGCTTCAAATTATGATTTCCCAAAAACGCTGCCAGGATGGCCACCGTATACACTATCAGGAAAAAGCCTAAATCCCTGGTCATTACCGAAGTATCAACATGCATTTTGGGAAATTCAGGTCTTTTTCTTTTATTGGCTACTACCGCTATCCCGGTTATAAACATTGCTAAAGTTGATAGCATAAATGGCGCACCCAGGATCGCTCCCACTCCAATATGGGCTCCTTCAGCCTCGCCACCAAAAATGATAGCGATCACAGGAATCATTGTTTCGGGCAACGCCGTACCTACGGCAGCCAAAATGCTGCCAACAGCACCCTCCGACAAATTCAATTTCTTGCCCAACCATTCCACTCCATTGGTAAACACCTCAGCGCCAAAAAGAATTATAACCAAACTTATTACTAACAAAATTAGTTCCCAGAGTTGCTCCAACTTCTTCACCTCATTTAATTTGGTAAACACTAGTATTTTTATCGTGCGTAAATCCTTTTATGCAGTTGCTACTTTTATGCAGTTGCTACAATGGTA
This region of Zhaonella formicivorans genomic DNA includes:
- a CDS encoding sodium:calcium antiporter; its protein translation is MEQLWELILLVISLVIILFGAEVFTNGVEWLGKKLNLSEGAVGSILAAVGTALPETMIPVIAIIFGGEAEGAHIGVGAILGAPFMLSTLAMFITGIAVVANKRKRPEFPKMHVDTSVMTRDLGFFLIVYTVAILAAFLGNHNLKLIVAAGLVIAYGVYVYQTLNEEETIGEDHELSPLFLAKKSKSPSLGIILLQIAIALGLIVFGANIFVDSVEHLSKFLGIPTFVLALIIAPVATELPEKFNSIIWIGKGKDTLALGNITGAMVFQSSVIPALGIALTPWNLTLGATLSAVLALASALLVYWQIRVKKYLTPNILMVGGAFYAVFIVLVLTKVIH